The Acidimicrobiia bacterium genomic interval TCGACGCGGCGATATACGGGATCGACAATCCGGACGCTCCTGTCGAGGACTATCTCCAGTTCGTCAAAGGCCCTGACTTTCCGACCGGCGCCTACATCGTCGGTACCAGAGGGATCAAGGATGCCTTGCTGACCGGTCGTGGATCGATCAAGATTCGGGCGGTGACCGACGTCCAAGAGGTCAGGGGTAGAACCTGCATCGTGGTGACCGAACTCCCGTACCAGGTGTCTGCCAGTCGGGTTCTCGAGCGAATTGCCGCGCTCGTGAACGACAAGACCTTGAACGGTATTTCGGACCTTCGAGACGAGTCGAGCTCCCGGGTCGGTACGCGTATCGTAATCCAGCTCAAAAAGGACGCCGTCCCGCAGGTCGTCTTAAACCAGCTCTTCAAGACCACTCAGCTTCAGGATTCGTTTGGCGTGAACAACGTTGCCCTGGTTGACGGGATTCCTCGGACTCTCAACCTTGGTGAATTGATCGGTTATTACCTCGATCACCAGATGGAAGTCATCGAGCGCCGGACCCGTTTCCGTCTCGATAAGGCCCAGAGGGAAGCCCACATCGTCCAGGGCCTCATCATCGCCGTTGACAACATCGACGAGGTCATCAGGATTATTCGTGGTTCGGCTGACACGGAAGCCGCCAAGAATGCTCTTATCGAGCGGTTTGAACTTTCCGAAGAACAGACCAAGGCCATCCTGGATATGCCATTGCGTCGTTTGACCGCCCTCGAAGTCGACAAGCTACGCGAACGTTATGCCGAATTGATGGCGCTTATCACAGACCTCGAAGCGATTCTGGCAAGTCCGGCCCGACGTCGCGAGATCATCAAGGATGAGCTCGCCGAAGTTCGCGACAAGTTCGGGGATAGTCGGCGTAGCCGCATCGTTCCTGATGAAGGCGATCTGTCGCTGGAAGATTTGATTGCCGACGACGAGCTGATCATTTCGGTTACCCAGTCCGGGTACCTGAAGTCGGTACCGGCCAACATCTACCGGGTGCAAGGACGCGGTGGCCGGGGGGTAAAGGCGGCCGAGGTTCGCGAAGACGACGTCATTACCCGCCTTCTTCACACCACCGCCCATGCGATCTTGTTGTTCTTTACGAACAAAGGACAGGTGCATCGCATCAAGGCCCATCAGGTGCCCCGTCAATCGCGGACTGCCAAAGGGGTCCTTGCCCAGGCAGTGCTTCCCCTTTTGCCCGACGAGAGGATCGAGGCGATTGTCGACACGCGCGACTACGAAACGGCCCGGTATCTCGTCATGATTACGAAGAACGGTGTCGTCAAGAAGACGCCCTTTTCAGAGTACGACTCCCGCCAGTCGTCGCTCATTGCCATCAAACTGCAAGAGGACGACGAAGTGGTGGCAGTTCGCACGACCAACGGTGAGAACGATGTGTTGATCTTCACCGAGCAAGGAATGGGAATCCGTTTCTCCGAAAACGATCTCCGTCCGATGGGCAGAGCAACGCAAGGCGTCCGGGGCATCCGGCTCCGCGAGGGCGACCGGGTGGTTTCTGCTGCCTCGAGCACCGACGGCTCGGAGCTTGTTTTGCTCACCTCCGGCGGGTACGGCAAACGGACCAAGATGGACGAATTCCGGCCACAAAACCGTGGGGGAATCGGCCTCAAGGCGATGCGACTCACCAGGGTGCGTGGCGTCATGGTTGGAGCCAGAGCCGTAACGGACGAAATGGAGCTGTTCGTCATCTCGTCTTCGGGCATTGCCATCCGGATGCCGACCAAGAAGATCAGCCGTCAGAAGCGAGAAGCGAGTGGCGTGAAGGTCATGAACCTACCGTCCGGCGACTTCATCGCTGCCTTTGCGGTGGTGCTCCCTGAGCAGGATGAGGGCATCGAGGAATGAGGCGGGAACTGATTGCAAACGGCTGTCGTTCTTTGAACGTAGGGTTGGTCCTCGCTCTGCATTACACTTCGATGACCCCGGTAAGGAGCTGAACGCCGCATGGCCCAAGTACGCAGAGTGCGTCGGATAATCCGGAAGATAGATCCGTGGACGGTCCTCAAGGTCTCGTTCGCGCTGTACGCCGTCATGGGACTGGCGCTCGTGTTGGGCGGCGTCATTTTCTGGTCGTTTGTGA includes:
- the gyrA gene encoding DNA gyrase subunit A; the encoded protein is MADETTENIPDIDIKDEISASFLEYAMSVIVSRALPDARDGLKPVQRRIIYSMFENNMTSASVHRKSATVVGDVMGKYHPHSNDAIYDAMVRMGQNFSLRYPLIDPQGNFGTPDDGAAAMRYTEARLSQLASYLLQDIREDTVDFSSNYSGEFQEPTVLPARFPNLLANGSQGIAVGMATNMAPHNLGEIIDAAIYGIDNPDAPVEDYLQFVKGPDFPTGAYIVGTRGIKDALLTGRGSIKIRAVTDVQEVRGRTCIVVTELPYQVSASRVLERIAALVNDKTLNGISDLRDESSSRVGTRIVIQLKKDAVPQVVLNQLFKTTQLQDSFGVNNVALVDGIPRTLNLGELIGYYLDHQMEVIERRTRFRLDKAQREAHIVQGLIIAVDNIDEVIRIIRGSADTEAAKNALIERFELSEEQTKAILDMPLRRLTALEVDKLRERYAELMALITDLEAILASPARRREIIKDELAEVRDKFGDSRRSRIVPDEGDLSLEDLIADDELIISVTQSGYLKSVPANIYRVQGRGGRGVKAAEVREDDVITRLLHTTAHAILLFFTNKGQVHRIKAHQVPRQSRTAKGVLAQAVLPLLPDERIEAIVDTRDYETARYLVMITKNGVVKKTPFSEYDSRQSSLIAIKLQEDDEVVAVRTTNGENDVLIFTEQGMGIRFSENDLRPMGRATQGVRGIRLREGDRVVSAASSTDGSELVLLTSGGYGKRTKMDEFRPQNRGGIGLKAMRLTRVRGVMVGARAVTDEMELFVISSSGIAIRMPTKKISRQKREASGVKVMNLPSGDFIAAFAVVLPEQDEGIEE